The following are encoded together in the Lathyrus oleraceus cultivar Zhongwan6 chromosome 3, CAAS_Psat_ZW6_1.0, whole genome shotgun sequence genome:
- the LOC127125770 gene encoding uncharacterized protein LOC127125770, protein MDEGGKRMEESMNVALDIDAKDDHVSKKEETRNIDEHEKDTMVKQKTKRIATLDAFRGLTIVIMIVVDKAGGVYPSIDHAPWNGCTLADFVMPFFLFIVGVAIALALKRIEKIKYAVKKIMVRTLKLLFWGILLQGGYSHAPDDLSYGVNMKFIRWCGILQRIGLVYCVVALIETFTTKLRPTTLTSSGRIAIFKAYKWQWFGGFIAFLIYMITTFTLYVPDWSFVDHVIGDEPKRYTVICGMRGHIGPACNAVGHVDRQVWGVNHFYSHPVWRHLKECTFSSPGEGPIREDAPSWCRAPFEPEGLLSSISAILSGTIGIHYGHVLIHFKGHSERLKHWVSTGFVLLAIAIILHFTNAIPINKQLYSISYVCFTAGIAGTVFSALYILIDVWRFRTPFLFLEWIGMNSMLVFVMAAQGIFAGFVNGWYYEDPNNSLVHWIKKHVFVNVWNSERVGTLLYVIFAEITFWGVVAGVLHKLKIYWKL, encoded by the exons ATGGATGAAGGTGGTAAGAGAATGGAAGAAAGCATGAATGTGGCATTGGATATTGATGCTAAAGATGATCATGTCTCGAAGAAGGAAGAAACACGCAATATCGATGAGCATGAGAAAGACACAATGGTTAAGCAAAAGACAAAAAGGATTGCAACACTTGATGCATTTAGGGGCCTCACCATTGTG ATAATGATAGTGGTAGACAAAGCTGGTGGAGTTTATCCAAGCATTGATCACGCGCCGTGGAATGGATGTACTTTGGCTGATTTTGTTATGcctttctttctttttattgTTGGTGTTGCCATAGCCCTTGCACTAAAGAGAATAGAGAAGATAAAATATGCAGTGAAGAAGATAATGGTTAGGACATTGAAGCTTCTGTTTTGGGGTATACTTTTGCAAG GTGGATATTCTCATGCTCCTGATGACCTGTCATATGGAGTCAACATGAAATTCATTAGATGGTGTGGGATTCTTCAG AGAATAGGTCTTGTATATTGTGTTGTGGCTCTAATAGAGACATTTACCACCAAGCTTAGACCCACTACATTGACCTCTTCTGGACGCATTGCCATTTTCAAAGCCTATAAATGGCAATG GTTCGGAGGCTTTATAGCATTTCTCATTTACATGATCACAACTTTCACACTCTACGTTCCAGATTGGAGTTTCGTAGATCATGTTATCGGTGACGAACCAAAGCGATACACA GTCATATGTGGCATGAGAGGGCACATAGGCCCTGCATGTAATGCTGTTGGACATGTGGATAGGCAAGTTTGGGGGGTTAACCATTTTTATTCACATCCTGTTTGGAGACACTTGAAG GAATGCACATTCAGCTCTCCAGGTGAAGGTCCAATTCGCGAAGATGCTCCAAGTTGGTGTCGCGCTCCCTTTGAACCCGAGGGCTTGTTGAG TTCCATATCAGCAATCCTCTCTGGCACCATAGGCATCCATTACGGGCACGTCTTGATTCATTTCAAG GGTCATTCAGAGAGGCTCAAACATTGGGTCTCGACGGGGTTTGTGTTACTCGCAATAGCCATTATCCTTCACTTTACAAATG ctatccCAATTAACAAGCAACTTTATAGCATCAGCTATGTTTGTTTCACAGCTGGAATAGCTGGAACTGTGTTCTCTGCCCTCTACATATTG ATAGATGTTTGGAGGTTCCGTACTCCGTTCTTGTTCTTGGAATGGATAGGAATGAATTCTATGTTAGTGTTTGTGATGGCAGCTCAAGGCATTTTTGCAGGATTTGTAAATGGATGGTATTATGAAGATCCAAATAACTCACTA GTACATTGGATCAAGAAACATGTGTTTGTGAATGTTTGGAACTCAGAGAGAGTGGGAACTCTCTTATATGTTATCTTTGCAGAAATTACTTTCTGGGGAGTTGTTGCTGGCGTGTTGCACAAGTTAAAGATATACTGGAAACTGTAA
- the LOC127125771 gene encoding uncharacterized protein LOC127125771, with protein MDEGGKRMEEGINVALDIDEAKDEVMKKQETTNINGNSSIDQHDTDTVAKPALVKQKTKRIATLDAFRGLTIVLMILVDDAGEAYPRIDHSPWNGCTLADFVMPFFLFIVGVAIALALKRIPKIKFAVKKIILRTLKLLFWGIILQGGYSHAPDELVYGVDMKFIRWCGILQRIALVYCVVALIETFTTKLRPTTLSPGRIAIFTAYKWQWFGGFMAFLIYMITTFTLYVPDWSFVDHVNSDIPKRYTVLCGVRGHLGPACNAVGYVDRQVWGVNHLYSQPVWRRLKACTFSSSGEGQFRDDAPSWCLAPYEPEGLLSSISAILSGTIGIHYGHVLIHFKGHSERLKQWLSMGFVLLIIAVVLHFTHAIPINKQLYSLSYVCFTAGAAGIVFSALYILIDVCRIRTPFLFLEWIGMNAMLVFVMAAQGIFAAFVNGWYYEDPNKSLVHWIKKHVFVNVWKSEKVGTLLYVIFAEITFWGVVAGVLHKLKIYWKL; from the exons ATGGATGAAGGTGGTAAGAGAATGGAAGAAGGCATCAATGTAGCATTGGATATTGATGAAGCTAAAGATGAAGTCATGAAGAAGCAAGAAACAACCAATATTAATGGAAATTCTAGTATTGATCAGCATGACACAGACACAGTGGCTAAGCCTGCATTGGTTAAGCAAAAGACAAAAAGGATTGCAACACTTGATGCATTTAGAGGCCTCACCATTGTG TTGATGATATTAGTGGATGATGCTGGTGAAGCTTATCCACGCATTGATCACTCTCCGTGGAATGGATGTACTTTGGCCGATTTTGTTATGcctttctttcttttcattgttgGTGTTGCCATTGCTCTTGCACTTAAG AGAATTCCCAAGATAAAGTTTGCTGTGAAGAAGATAATACTCAGGACATTGAAGCTTCTCTTTTGGGGCATAATTTTGCAAG GTGGATACTCTCATGCCCCTGATGAACTCGTATATGGAGTCGACATGAAATTTATTCGATGGTGTGGCATTCTCCAG AGAATAGCCCTTGTATATTGTGTTGTGGCTCTAATAGAAACATTTACTACCAAGCTTAGACCAACTACCTTAAGTCCCGGGCGCATAGCCATTTTCACTGCTTATAAATGGCAATG GTTTGGAGGCTTCATGGCTTTTCTCATTTACATGATCACAACCTTCACACTGTATGTTCCTGATTGGAGCTTTGTAGATCATGTTAATAGCGACATACCAAAGAGATACACG GTGTTATGTGGAGTGAGAGGACACCTAGGACCTGCATGTAACGCAGTTGGATATGTCGATAGACAAGTCTGGGGGGTTAATCATCTTTATTCTCAACCTGTTTGGAGACGCTTAAAG GCATGCACATTCAGTTCTTCCGGTGAAGGACAATTTCGCGATGATGCTCCAAGTTGGTGTCTTGCTCCATATGAACCAGAGGGCTTACTAAG TTCTATATCAGCAATCCTCTCTGGCACCATTGGAATTCATTATGGACATGTCTTGATTCATTTCAAG GGTCATTCAGAAAGGCTCAAACAATGGCTCTCAATGGGGTTTGTGCTACTCATAATAGCCGTTGTCCTTCATTTTACACACG CTATTCCAATTAACAAGCAACTCTATAGTTTGAGCTATGTTTGTTTCACAGCTGGTGCAGCTGGAATCGTCTTCTCTGCCCTCTACATATTG ATTGATGTTTGTCGGATCCGTACTCCATTCTTGTTCTTGGAATGGATAGGGATGAACGCGATGTTAGTGTTCGTGATGGCAGCTCAAGGAATTTTTGCAGCATTTGTTAATGGCTGGTATTACGAAGATCCAAATAAGTCACTA GTACACTGGATCAAGAAGCATGTGTTTGTAAATGTTTGGAAGTCAgagaaagttggaactctcttATATGTGATCTTTGCAGAAATCACATTTTGGGGAGTAGTAGCTGGCGTGTTGCACAAGTTAAAAATATATTGGAAATTGTAA